A genomic window from Leisingera sp. M658 includes:
- a CDS encoding fatty acid--CoA ligase yields MADWQVKKAKDSFCMSVTSPSLNAYGYPLLIKQLLTRSRLVSARQEIVSGSNMRLTYAQLNERIGQLANALKASGIGEGMRVGVMDWDTHRYLECFFAVPMMGAVLHTINVRLSPAQVLYTINHGQPDLIIVHQDFMPLIDEIKSDFDRDITIVPIGNGDGYEDWIGGAPTGFEFPDFDESRTATLFYTTGTTGNPKGVSYSHRQLVLHTLGLIAGFGAFPGNAGFHRGDVYMPLTPLFHVHGWGFPYAATMMGVRQVYPGRYTPDAVLRLIADEGVTFSHCVPTILSMVLDHPGCPQTDLSQWKVIIGGAALPRGLQDRAAAAGISLHAAYGMSETCPFLTVADLSSDDPERQAQTGFPGPLVDLRVVTPDMKDVPHDGETTGEVVARAPWLTQGYFGNEQASDELWAGGYLHTGDVGYIREDGSLQITDRLKDVIKTGGEWISSLALENIASACSGVEDVAAIGLPHAKWGERPVLVAQLAKNAEPDQVRQVILEEFQSRADMGDLSKWAVPDRIFFIDRLPRTSVGKLDKKLLRQEISTGTDVKS; encoded by the coding sequence ATGGCAGATTGGCAAGTGAAGAAAGCCAAGGATTCCTTCTGTATGTCCGTCACGTCACCTTCGCTGAATGCATATGGCTACCCGTTGCTGATCAAGCAGCTGCTGACGCGTTCCAGGCTGGTCTCCGCCAGGCAAGAGATCGTCAGCGGCTCCAATATGCGGTTGACCTATGCTCAGCTCAACGAACGCATCGGCCAGCTTGCCAATGCCCTCAAGGCCAGCGGTATTGGCGAGGGCATGCGTGTTGGTGTCATGGACTGGGATACCCACCGCTATCTTGAATGTTTCTTTGCGGTTCCGATGATGGGCGCTGTGCTGCACACGATCAACGTGCGTTTGTCGCCTGCGCAGGTCCTTTACACGATCAACCATGGGCAGCCGGACCTGATCATAGTGCATCAGGATTTCATGCCGCTTATTGATGAAATCAAATCGGATTTTGACCGGGACATCACCATTGTCCCCATCGGAAACGGAGACGGTTACGAAGACTGGATCGGGGGCGCTCCAACCGGGTTTGAATTTCCTGATTTTGACGAAAGCCGGACCGCAACACTGTTCTATACGACTGGAACCACCGGCAACCCCAAGGGGGTGAGCTATTCCCATCGCCAGCTGGTGCTTCACACTTTGGGCCTGATCGCTGGTTTTGGCGCATTCCCCGGAAACGCCGGGTTTCACCGCGGCGACGTCTACATGCCGCTGACACCTCTGTTTCACGTCCATGGATGGGGGTTTCCATATGCTGCGACGATGATGGGCGTGCGCCAGGTCTATCCCGGCCGCTACACGCCAGACGCAGTTCTGCGGCTGATTGCTGATGAAGGCGTCACTTTTTCCCATTGCGTGCCCACCATTCTGTCCATGGTGCTCGACCATCCCGGCTGCCCGCAGACAGACCTGAGCCAGTGGAAAGTAATCATTGGCGGGGCCGCCTTGCCGCGCGGCCTGCAGGACCGCGCTGCTGCGGCTGGCATATCATTGCATGCGGCTTATGGAATGTCCGAAACCTGTCCGTTTCTGACGGTGGCAGATCTGTCCAGCGATGATCCGGAAAGACAGGCGCAAACCGGCTTTCCCGGCCCGCTTGTCGACCTTCGTGTTGTGACGCCAGATATGAAGGACGTCCCGCATGACGGTGAAACAACCGGCGAAGTTGTTGCCCGGGCACCCTGGCTGACCCAGGGTTATTTCGGTAACGAGCAAGCCTCTGACGAACTGTGGGCTGGCGGGTATCTGCACACCGGGGATGTTGGCTATATCCGTGAGGATGGATCGTTGCAGATCACTGACCGGCTCAAGGATGTGATCAAAACCGGCGGCGAATGGATTTCGTCACTGGCATTGGAAAACATAGCCTCCGCTTGTTCCGGCGTCGAAGACGTGGCCGCGATTGGCCTGCCACATGCCAAGTGGGGCGAAAGGCCGGTGCTGGTTGCTCAGCTTGCAAAGAATGCCGAACCGGATCAGGTGCGCCAAGTCATCCTGGAAGAATTCCAGTCGCGCGCTGACATGGGGGACCTGTCGAAGTGGGCGGTGCCAGACCGAATATTCTTTATCGATCGGCTTCCCAGGACCAGTGTTGGGAAGCTCGACAAGAAGCTCTTACGGCAAGAGATTTCTACAGGCACGGATGTGAAATCATGA
- a CDS encoding dimethylsulfonioproprionate lyase family protein: MTDKQHRIQALIRAIVAYLETHRSDAPGVDLTLDKLAAMDLSCRRQRDVPPQGTRHDQVLTQAIAGITEPKLLEIAKCLSAAKDDLVWREDNAQFYPPGADLGEGYIKCNLHSLLIGADACGHHHPDFSLGIFMLGPRTLYRDHNHDAPELYLNLSERSGWRFRSGEWQDYAAGSLIWNAAGEPHATRVYDQPFISVFVWLENVSSRCNVIHFDDWAEIEQGLAQKSI; encoded by the coding sequence ATGACAGACAAGCAGCACCGTATTCAGGCCCTCATCCGAGCCATTGTCGCGTATTTGGAGACCCACCGCAGCGATGCGCCCGGTGTTGATCTGACGCTGGACAAGCTTGCAGCCATGGATCTTTCCTGCAGGCGGCAGCGTGATGTCCCTCCCCAGGGAACCCGTCATGATCAGGTGCTGACTCAAGCCATCGCCGGCATCACCGAGCCCAAATTGCTTGAAATCGCAAAATGCCTGTCTGCGGCTAAGGATGACCTGGTCTGGCGCGAGGACAACGCGCAGTTCTATCCGCCCGGCGCCGACCTGGGAGAGGGTTATATCAAGTGCAACTTGCATTCCTTGCTGATTGGCGCCGACGCCTGCGGGCATCACCACCCGGACTTTAGCCTGGGTATCTTCATGCTGGGTCCGCGGACGTTGTACCGCGACCATAACCATGACGCGCCTGAGCTTTATCTGAACCTGTCCGAGAGATCCGGCTGGCGGTTCAGATCCGGCGAATGGCAGGACTATGCTGCTGGATCGCTTATCTGGAACGCCGCGGGCGAGCCCCATGCCACCCGGGTCTATGATCAGCCGTTCATCTCGGTCTTTGTCTGGCTTGAGAACGTGAGTTCTCGCTGCAATGTCATCCACTTCGACGACTGGGCCGAGATCGAACAAGGTCTTGCCCAAAAGTCCATCTGA